One stretch of Rhipicephalus sanguineus isolate Rsan-2018 chromosome 10, BIME_Rsan_1.4, whole genome shotgun sequence DNA includes these proteins:
- the LOC119406525 gene encoding facilitated trehalose transporter Tret1-like — MFITHLGRRFSSTLPLGAVVGSLGAGSLCHWLWLHSAESTASLYSAHLTVGLSVGVASISASAYMVEMAAPGNRGILALNRIGISSVHVDREARHIEEAFTCLPPTAVNVLLVHHLMFVQQFSGIAGAPPYIAGLAQAVGVALSQPAFTILLSSLQGGEGGLNAVVCDLNPWLSHFVNSCTLVMTVFCAAVMDVLGRRKLVLLSAAACVCSLFAVGAVSSWGREKEQCPVALGIELAFLVVYAIGYSIGLGPVTWLLAAEMRPAVLWWNIADTGEPGVKRSILPTI; from the exons ATGTTTATCACACACTTGGGTCGCAGGTTTAGTTCGACGCTACCGCTGGGCGCTGTTGTGGGCAGCCTGGGCGCCGGCAGCCTGTGTCA CTGGCTCTGGCTACATTCGGCCGAGAGCACGGCCAGTCTGTACTCGGCCCACCTCACGGTGGGCCTCTCCGTGGGTGTGGCGTCCATCTCTGCTTCCGCTTACATGGTCGAGATGGCCGCGCCCGGTAATCGAGGAATCCTG GCGCTGAACAGGATTGGCATCAGCAGCGTCCACGTTGATCGCGAGGCACGCCACATCGAGGAGGCGTTCACGTGTCTTCCGCCAACAGCAGTTAACGTGCTCCTGGTGCACCACCTGATGTTCGTCCAACAGTTCTCGGGGATCGCCGGGGCGCCGCCGTACATCGCTGGCTTGGCACAAGCTGTGGGAGTGGCCCTCTCACAGCCTGCGTTCACTATTTTGCTGTCATCATTGCAG GGTGGTGAAGGTGGCCTGAATGCTGTGGTGTGCGACTTGAATCCTTGGCTGAGTCACTTCGTAAATTCTTGCACG CTCGTGATGACCGTCTTTTGTGCGGCTGTCATGGACGTCCTGGGTCGACGCAAACTTGTTCTTTTGTCTGCGGCGGCGTGCGTTTGCTCGCTGTTTGCTGTGGGCGCCGTCAGCTCGTGGGGCCGCGAGAAAGAACAGTGCCCAGTGGCCCTGGGCATCGAGCTGGCCTTTCTGGTAGTGTATGCCATCGGCTACTCCATCGGTCTCGGGCCGGTCACGTGGCTTCTGGCCGCTGAAATG